In Paenibacillus larvae subsp. larvae, the following proteins share a genomic window:
- a CDS encoding DUF7667 family protein, whose translation MEKTIEYCFHPVHQRLAQLYFKYGNLTQMYENASVEEFRNLEESLKLNAHMVRKLNELNSLSLIAYQINDMNWLHEICGKIEKLKESFLV comes from the coding sequence TTGGAGAAGACGATTGAATACTGTTTCCACCCAGTGCATCAGAGATTGGCTCAACTGTATTTCAAGTACGGAAATCTCACCCAAATGTATGAAAATGCCTCAGTAGAAGAATTCCGAAACTTGGAAGAGAGCCTAAAACTAAATGCACATATGGTTAGGAAGCTTAATGAACTCAATAGTCTATCTCTTATTGCGTACCAAATAAATGACATGAATTGGCTTCATGAGATTTGCGGCAAGATCGAAAAACTTAAAGAATCATTTTTAGTTTAA
- a CDS encoding helix-turn-helix domain-containing protein: MTTVERAIADMVATQVAEAEKRILERLSIPEDKTLTFSEACEHLQVSEHILRQLCREKRIPHRVIGSEGSRKPKYLFSTVSLDRWVREQEARNYQTK; encoded by the coding sequence ATGACCACAGTAGAAAGAGCAATCGCCGATATGGTAGCAACTCAGGTAGCAGAAGCTGAGAAGCGTATCCTGGAACGACTGTCTATTCCAGAGGACAAAACCTTAACTTTCTCAGAAGCCTGCGAACATCTGCAAGTATCCGAACATATTTTACGTCAACTGTGCAGAGAAAAACGCATCCCACACCGTGTGATTGGTTCGGAAGGCAGTCGGAAGCCAAAGTATCTGTTTAGCACGGTTAGTCTGGATAGATGGGTTCGCGAGCAAGAAGCGCGAAATTATCAAACCAAATAA
- a CDS encoding Rha family transcriptional regulator — protein sequence MNQLVFIENGKTVTDSLTVAEVFGKRHADVLRSIHNLECSDDFNERNFASVDYLDAKGESRKKVVMSQDGFSFLVMGYTGKDAARFKEMYIAEFNRMREQLSKPPQTSLEILQASINQLVEQDRRLAEHDARIEAVDQDVKSIREVVALNITNWRKDAANLIKRTAQAMGGYEHIRHLREESYRLLDETLGVSLATRLTNKRRRLADEGVCKSKRDKLNYLDVIADDKKLIHSYVAIVKDIAIKYGGLRQDDVS from the coding sequence ATGAATCAATTAGTCTTCATCGAAAACGGCAAAACAGTAACTGACAGCCTAACGGTTGCTGAGGTGTTTGGCAAGAGACATGCTGATGTATTACGGAGTATCCATAACCTAGAATGTAGCGATGATTTTAACGAACGCAATTTTGCGTCGGTTGATTACCTTGATGCAAAGGGCGAATCACGCAAAAAGGTTGTCATGAGCCAAGACGGCTTTTCATTCTTGGTCATGGGTTACACCGGAAAGGATGCGGCGCGTTTTAAAGAAATGTATATTGCAGAGTTTAACCGTATGCGCGAGCAACTCAGCAAGCCACCACAAACATCATTAGAAATCCTTCAAGCGTCCATTAATCAACTCGTTGAACAAGATCGCCGCTTAGCTGAGCATGATGCAAGGATTGAGGCAGTCGATCAGGATGTCAAGTCCATCCGTGAGGTTGTAGCACTGAATATTACTAACTGGCGTAAGGATGCCGCTAACTTGATAAAGCGCACAGCACAAGCCATGGGCGGATATGAACATATCAGACATTTACGTGAAGAGAGTTACCGTTTACTGGATGAAACCTTGGGCGTTTCTCTTGCAACACGATTAACTAATAAACGTCGTCGGTTGGCAGATGAAGGTGTCTGTAAGTCCAAACGGGATAAGCTCAATTACTTAGATGTGATCGCTGACGACAAAAAGCTTATCCATAGTTATGTGGCAATCGTGAAAGATATCGCCATTAAATACGGCGGGCTCAGACAAGATGATGTCTCATGA
- a CDS encoding helix-turn-helix transcriptional regulator → MEKSRRQQFQIFRKKYNVSQRKVSIDLGVSESHIRNIESGRGNPDVILLFKLAKYFNTSPEELFPDLAAVEVTRMTHH, encoded by the coding sequence TTGGAGAAATCGAGACGTCAACAGTTTCAAATTTTCCGTAAAAAGTACAACGTGTCCCAAAGAAAAGTTTCGATTGATCTCGGTGTTAGCGAAAGTCATATCCGCAATATAGAGAGCGGAAGAGGTAACCCAGATGTAATTCTTCTGTTTAAATTAGCTAAGTATTTTAATACTTCCCCTGAGGAGTTATTTCCTGACCTTGCAGCGGTGGAAGTAACTCGTATGACCCATCACTAA
- a CDS encoding helix-turn-helix transcriptional regulator, which yields MNNLEKKQMGLRIKKLREEKGLTQEELAEILKMKNRATVSSYEAGRSTPPSDVLRNLADIFNVSADYLLGRGGNDEFVTPPEDNQGGAVSEIGWAIKLERQSQDMTQKELGKQVGENQRQISSYELDLKPVPEHTLDKIMEVFGLSFPEFLAKYNMWDESIHPHFDGDANKQIAFEKAQERDALNDSYKEDIQTIAAHHDGEEWTEEELETLEKFKQFVLSQRKNRS from the coding sequence TTGAATAATCTTGAGAAAAAACAAATGGGGTTAAGGATTAAAAAATTACGCGAAGAAAAAGGTCTCACGCAAGAGGAATTGGCGGAAATACTTAAAATGAAAAACCGGGCTACCGTATCTAGTTATGAGGCTGGGCGCTCCACCCCTCCTAGCGATGTTTTGCGCAATTTGGCTGATATTTTTAATGTGTCTGCTGACTATTTACTTGGGAGAGGAGGAAATGACGAATTCGTTACTCCTCCTGAGGACAATCAGGGGGGCGCAGTATCTGAAATTGGGTGGGCGATAAAATTAGAGAGACAGAGCCAAGATATGACACAAAAAGAATTAGGTAAGCAGGTAGGCGAGAATCAAAGACAAATTTCCAGCTATGAACTGGATCTTAAACCTGTTCCGGAGCATACACTTGATAAAATTATGGAAGTTTTCGGCTTGTCATTTCCAGAATTTTTAGCTAAGTACAACATGTGGGATGAGTCCATTCACCCTCATTTTGATGGAGATGCCAATAAGCAGATTGCTTTCGAGAAGGCGCAGGAACGGGACGCTCTTAACGACTCATACAAAGAAGATATCCAAACCATAGCGGCACATCACGATGGGGAAGAGTGGACGGAGGAAGAGTTAGAAACACTCGAAAAATTTAAACAATTTGTTTTATCTCAACGTAAGAACCGGAGCTGA
- a CDS encoding tyrosine-type recombinase/integrase, with product MAKGSIEKRGENTWRLTIDLGYNQDGSRNRLRRKVVVEDKALLKTKKKLREYLEDELHKFKIEVEAGEYIAPQKMTLRQFIENEWEPKYASNTENLSPLTYQTYMHFIENRIMPVFGHKNLEDIRTLHIVTFINDLSKPEARKDGKSGKLSPGTIQYIHRVLKNIFNRATEWQLIKTNPIVGVKKPKVEQTEFDFYDEDEAREAIAALSKEPRRWRLLILGSMVGGFRRGELLALEWSNVDFDNMTLSINKSISLTKDGRAVEKAPKSKSSKRIVDMPDWYMDELKVHEYEWKKEKLSVGDKWRGGDRQYVFHAGFGKPFHHTYPTEWWNGFTKRHNLKRVRFHDLRHSSATLLIEAGASMKAVQQRLGHSKHQTTADIYAHVTKKVSRDTAEKFNKFAPNNIRPQSVPKTQK from the coding sequence ATGGCAAAAGGTAGCATTGAAAAACGAGGAGAGAATACTTGGCGGCTGACAATTGATCTTGGATATAACCAAGATGGTAGCCGTAATCGGTTAAGAAGGAAAGTTGTTGTTGAGGACAAAGCGCTACTGAAAACCAAAAAGAAGCTGCGAGAATATTTAGAGGATGAGCTACACAAATTTAAAATCGAGGTTGAGGCAGGGGAATATATTGCCCCACAAAAAATGACCTTAAGACAATTCATTGAAAATGAGTGGGAACCTAAGTATGCATCAAATACAGAAAACTTGTCCCCTCTAACGTACCAAACGTATATGCATTTCATTGAAAATCGCATCATGCCAGTATTTGGGCATAAGAACCTTGAAGACATCAGGACATTACACATCGTAACCTTTATTAATGACCTCAGTAAACCGGAAGCACGTAAAGACGGGAAAAGTGGTAAGCTTTCACCCGGCACTATTCAGTACATTCATCGTGTACTTAAAAATATCTTCAACCGGGCGACGGAGTGGCAACTTATTAAAACCAATCCGATTGTCGGAGTTAAGAAGCCTAAGGTAGAACAGACCGAATTTGATTTTTATGATGAAGACGAAGCCAGAGAAGCTATAGCTGCATTGAGCAAAGAGCCTAGACGATGGAGGTTGCTAATTTTAGGCTCCATGGTCGGGGGGTTTCGCAGAGGAGAATTATTGGCATTGGAGTGGTCAAACGTCGATTTCGACAATATGACATTGTCAATAAATAAGAGTATCTCGTTGACAAAAGATGGGCGAGCAGTTGAAAAAGCCCCCAAATCCAAAAGTTCCAAACGTATAGTTGATATGCCTGATTGGTATATGGATGAACTAAAAGTACATGAGTACGAATGGAAAAAAGAAAAATTGTCTGTAGGCGACAAATGGCGTGGCGGTGACAGACAGTATGTCTTTCATGCTGGCTTCGGAAAACCGTTTCATCACACCTACCCTACAGAATGGTGGAACGGTTTTACCAAACGGCATAATTTGAAGCGTGTGCGCTTCCATGACCTACGGCACTCCAGTGCCACTTTACTAATTGAGGCTGGGGCATCAATGAAAGCAGTACAGCAAAGACTTGGGCATTCAAAACATCAAACAACAGCGGATATATATGCCCATGTAACGAAAAAAGTAAGTCGGGACACCGCGGAAAAGTTTAACAAGTTTGCCCCAAATAACATTCGCCCCCAATCCGTCCCCAAAACCCAAAAATAG
- a CDS encoding MBL fold metallo-hydrolase: MGTKQTLIPIGENRWQVKVPLPFPLRWVNSYVFRGRDGFTVLDPGLHTPESEETWESAMAEIGFRPEDVERIVLTHHHPDHYGMTGWFQERSSAPVFLSAAGCRQVQLLWAPDQPMTRLTVELFIRHGLEPALLEPMTKHLEGFVRHVSPQPLLTPLREGETVRLGDKPYEAIHTPGHALGHLCFYDASAHEIFCGDHVLPQISPNVSFLPAGLDNNPLGAYLGSLLEISRLPVAMAYPGHRDPFAKFGSRCTELIAHHEQRLSLMMGHLRDPFTAYQLCRIVFGERLTVHQLRFAMAETLAHLAVLAETGRAEMLEQGELVTFVRK; this comes from the coding sequence ATGGGAACCAAACAAACCCTGATTCCGATTGGTGAAAACAGATGGCAGGTCAAAGTGCCCTTGCCGTTCCCTCTCCGCTGGGTGAACAGCTATGTGTTTCGCGGCCGTGATGGATTTACGGTACTGGACCCCGGACTTCATACACCGGAATCCGAAGAGACCTGGGAATCCGCGATGGCAGAAATAGGGTTCCGCCCGGAGGACGTAGAACGAATTGTTCTTACCCACCATCATCCAGACCATTATGGGATGACAGGCTGGTTCCAGGAACGCTCCTCAGCCCCTGTTTTTCTGTCTGCTGCCGGCTGCCGGCAGGTACAGCTCCTGTGGGCCCCGGATCAGCCTATGACCCGGCTGACGGTTGAACTCTTTATCCGGCACGGGCTGGAGCCGGCGCTCCTGGAACCTATGACGAAGCACCTGGAGGGCTTCGTCCGGCATGTCTCCCCGCAGCCGCTGCTAACCCCGCTGCGGGAAGGCGAGACCGTGCGCCTTGGGGACAAGCCGTATGAAGCAATCCATACCCCGGGCCACGCCCTGGGGCATCTTTGCTTCTACGATGCTTCGGCGCACGAGATTTTCTGCGGCGACCATGTATTGCCGCAGATTTCGCCGAACGTGAGTTTCCTGCCCGCAGGGCTGGACAACAACCCGCTCGGCGCCTACCTCGGCAGCCTGCTGGAGATCAGCCGGCTGCCGGTCGCGATGGCTTATCCCGGCCATCGCGATCCCTTTGCGAAGTTCGGCAGTCGCTGCACCGAACTGATAGCCCACCACGAGCAGCGTCTTTCGCTTATGATGGGGCACCTGCGTGATCCGTTCACGGCCTATCAGCTATGCCGGATCGTCTTTGGAGAACGCCTTACGGTTCATCAGCTGCGGTTTGCCATGGCTGAGACCTTGGCCCATTTGGCAGTTCTGGCTGAAACAGGCCGGGCGGAAATGCTGGAACAGGGGGAACTGGTTACATTTGTCCGGAAATAA
- a CDS encoding class I SAM-dependent methyltransferase — MSTWFKESFGKDYLIVYKHRDLQGAYHEVKNMMEWLQLPQESEVLDLCCGMGRHSVALADFGFKVTGLDLSVVLLGEAKKLDKDNKVEWIHADMKEIPLERKFDAVVNLFTLFGYFEKDEDNFKVLSELSRLLIPNGKFIVDFLNPPYVAEHLVPYSERFQGDMLIEESRSIEEGFVRKRIVIKEPGEANRHYLEQVKLYDYDWFEDAFHKVGLEVEQVYGTYENNVYVPGKSPRMIFVGHKKG; from the coding sequence TTGAGTACATGGTTTAAAGAAAGCTTCGGAAAAGATTATTTAATCGTATACAAACACCGCGACTTGCAGGGGGCTTATCACGAGGTTAAAAACATGATGGAATGGCTCCAGCTTCCTCAGGAATCGGAGGTGCTGGATTTGTGCTGCGGTATGGGCAGACACTCCGTGGCATTGGCGGATTTCGGATTTAAAGTTACAGGTCTTGATCTATCGGTGGTTCTCCTGGGGGAGGCAAAAAAACTGGATAAGGACAACAAAGTGGAATGGATTCATGCTGACATGAAAGAGATACCGCTGGAACGAAAATTTGATGCCGTGGTGAACTTGTTTACTTTATTCGGCTATTTTGAAAAAGACGAGGATAATTTTAAAGTGCTTTCCGAACTATCCCGCTTATTAATCCCGAACGGCAAGTTTATTGTCGACTTCTTAAACCCGCCTTATGTGGCGGAACATCTGGTGCCTTATTCGGAACGCTTCCAGGGGGACATGCTTATTGAAGAGTCACGGAGCATCGAAGAGGGTTTCGTGCGCAAAAGAATCGTGATTAAAGAACCTGGAGAAGCAAACCGCCATTACCTGGAGCAGGTAAAACTGTATGATTACGATTGGTTTGAAGATGCTTTTCACAAAGTGGGTCTTGAGGTGGAACAAGTGTATGGTACCTATGAGAATAATGTTTACGTCCCCGGCAAATCTCCGCGTATGATTTTTGTCGGACATAAGAAAGGGTGA